From a single Paenibacillus sp. FSL R5-0345 genomic region:
- a CDS encoding GHKL domain-containing protein, with amino-acid sequence MRHIEVISIAVLAILYTLVQVTSISIYFNGFLNLRISKYKFYSLTFLSMGIIKLLSNDTNAMVRLLLFVVLLSICILYSFYGSMARKIYHIIFFTLITTLADLALSIITYNYDQKFEGQLFIMLVVYFSANFLSLLIVMLSAKLLLYFRSDNEIGLSNKECLLLSIVPCLSLLSIYWIFQYKDINQFVPCIFLLIVNVCIMLIYNSLEGKNFLIHKYSIMETQNKYYEESLENQREMSKLKHDLKNILLNIAYGLERKKTDEVKEELQELLKTNVFSYRLLTGCIPIDAILNSKLEQTKKYNIECTLDLQVPHDLFIEHTIDLAAILGNLLDNAVEAVLRLTEEIKKEIEIKIKFSEGKLFIIIVNSSNHVNVDFSYGRLISEKGKNRYGIGISSINERVKKLKGYSDFSYDEGYFNSIVVLPIP; translated from the coding sequence TTGAGACATATTGAGGTTATAAGTATTGCGGTTCTAGCTATTCTCTATACGCTTGTTCAGGTCACATCAATTTCTATTTATTTTAATGGATTTCTTAACCTCAGAATATCAAAGTATAAATTCTATTCTTTAACCTTTCTTTCTATGGGAATCATAAAATTATTGTCTAATGACACAAACGCTATGGTCAGGTTGCTTTTATTTGTTGTTCTTTTAAGTATCTGTATATTGTACTCATTCTACGGATCAATGGCTCGGAAGATTTACCACATTATCTTTTTTACACTGATAACTACGCTTGCAGATTTAGCTCTGTCTATCATTACATATAATTATGATCAGAAATTTGAAGGCCAGTTATTTATTATGCTTGTCGTATATTTTAGTGCAAACTTTTTATCATTGTTAATTGTAATGTTGTCAGCAAAGCTGCTGCTCTATTTTAGATCTGATAATGAGATCGGATTAAGTAATAAGGAATGTTTGTTATTAAGCATTGTTCCCTGTCTATCCTTATTGAGTATATATTGGATTTTCCAATATAAAGATATTAATCAATTCGTTCCTTGTATTTTCTTGTTAATTGTTAATGTATGCATCATGCTGATCTACAACAGTTTAGAAGGGAAAAATTTTCTTATACATAAGTACTCCATAATGGAGACACAAAATAAATATTACGAAGAGAGCTTAGAGAATCAAAGGGAAATGTCTAAGCTAAAACATGATCTGAAAAATATTTTATTAAATATAGCCTATGGATTGGAGAGAAAAAAAACAGACGAGGTAAAAGAGGAGCTACAGGAGTTATTAAAAACCAATGTATTCTCATATAGATTATTAACCGGATGTATACCCATCGATGCTATTCTTAATAGTAAGCTAGAACAAACCAAGAAATATAATATAGAATGCACTTTAGACCTCCAAGTTCCTCATGACTTATTTATAGAACATACCATTGATCTAGCGGCCATTTTAGGGAATCTTTTAGATAATGCTGTTGAAGCCGTACTTAGATTAACAGAAGAAATAAAAAAGGAAATTGAAATTAAAATAAAGTTTAGCGAAGGTAAATTATTCATAATCATTGTGAATTCGTCGAATCATGTGAATGTGGACTTCTCCTATGGCCGATTAATCTCTGAAAAAGGGAAAAATAGGTACGGCATTGGAATCAGCAGTATCAATGAACGAGTCAAAAAGTTAAAAGGATACTCAGACTTTTCATACGATGAGGGCTATTTTAATTCAATCGTAGTTTTACCAATTCCATAA
- a CDS encoding radical SAM/SPASM domain-containing protein, protein MEKLYFTDRVMDFQLDDESILLINTISSAFDIIDSDTYERIEEMKKGYSNFDDKDELMQTLIKRGYVFEQKEKEQEFIRKYAEIHQKYIEKNLVRSFTICPTMGCNLRCTYCFEGDENLSNKKVMTEEQLTIILNYIDTCITAQTEIDTPKTSISLFGGEPLLPQNMPIVQKTLDFAKARDIEVRIVTNGTTIKYYSKLLKMYDNVIVQITLDGSKSIHDVRRIGVSGRGTFDLIESSIDLLTEMKIKTHLRTNINQDNIDSLSDLVHFIKEKKWVESGYVYPYVAPVLEYCDGSNNSMKESELYSRVLEIEPTLGSEDSIIKMVVSPCVNYLQSFFDSNNQMKPWKLNYCEATSGGNLVFSPDGNISTCLMLAGKGHHQIGSYDGESVKLDPNLEGMWKDRTILRIPQCKECKYGLICGGGCPIAAIDINQDIDCPVCSDIEDTMKAFVNTRKRQILQKV, encoded by the coding sequence ATGGAAAAATTGTATTTCACGGATAGAGTAATGGATTTCCAGCTTGATGATGAGAGTATCTTATTAATAAATACAATCTCTAGTGCATTTGACATTATTGATTCAGATACTTATGAACGGATTGAGGAAATGAAGAAGGGATATTCCAATTTTGATGATAAAGATGAGCTGATGCAAACTTTAATTAAGAGGGGCTACGTGTTTGAACAAAAAGAGAAAGAGCAAGAGTTCATAAGAAAGTATGCTGAGATACACCAAAAGTATATTGAGAAAAATCTGGTTCGCAGCTTTACCATTTGTCCCACGATGGGTTGCAATTTAAGATGTACCTATTGCTTTGAGGGGGACGAGAATCTAAGTAATAAAAAAGTAATGACTGAAGAACAACTAACTATAATCCTTAATTATATTGATACTTGCATTACTGCACAAACAGAGATTGACACGCCAAAAACATCGATTTCCTTGTTTGGAGGAGAGCCCTTGTTACCTCAAAACATGCCAATTGTACAAAAGACACTTGATTTTGCAAAAGCAAGGGACATCGAAGTGAGAATTGTAACGAATGGAACAACAATAAAATACTACAGTAAGCTTTTGAAAATGTATGATAATGTCATCGTTCAGATCACCTTGGATGGTTCAAAGTCTATTCATGATGTCAGACGAATTGGAGTGAGTGGAAGAGGAACCTTTGATCTCATCGAATCAAGTATTGATTTACTGACTGAAATGAAAATAAAAACGCATTTGCGAACAAACATAAATCAAGATAATATCGATTCTTTAAGCGATTTGGTCCATTTTATCAAGGAAAAGAAATGGGTGGAATCAGGCTATGTATATCCTTATGTGGCACCAGTATTAGAATATTGTGACGGTTCGAACAACTCTATGAAAGAGAGTGAGTTATACTCCAGAGTTCTTGAAATCGAACCCACATTAGGATCTGAAGATTCGATAATTAAAATGGTTGTTTCTCCATGTGTGAATTACCTACAATCCTTCTTTGATTCAAATAATCAAATGAAACCTTGGAAGCTAAATTATTGTGAGGCTACTTCTGGTGGTAATTTAGTATTCTCTCCCGATGGAAATATTTCTACTTGCTTAATGCTAGCCGGTAAGGGGCATCATCAAATCGGATCCTATGACGGGGAAAGTGTAAAGCTTGATCCAAATCTTGAGGGAATGTGGAAAGATCGAACTATACTACGAATTCCACAATGCAAAGAATGCAAATACGGTTTGATTTGTGGTGGGGGTTGTCCTATAGCAGCCATAGACATAAACCAGGATATTGATTGTCCTGTATGCAGTGATATTGAAGATACAATGAAAGCTTTTGTGAATACAAGAAAGCGTCAAATTCTACAAAAGGTGTGA
- a CDS encoding ABC transporter ATP-binding protein yields MIECVNVKKDFSTDKNVQHVLKGIDLTIEQGDFITIMGKSGSGKTSFLNCISLLTDVTEGQILVDGRSIDTKNRKEIEQIRQDYIGLVFQNSNLIPCLSPLENLIIAIHENLSYAKKKSRAMEMLERVGLTSKHNHKTPTLSGGEMQRVAIARALINNPKMILCDEPTGALDAATGKSIMDFLLEVSASYNSALVIVTHDHSIGSLGKRQYLMNEGLLNEI; encoded by the coding sequence ATGATTGAGTGTGTAAATGTTAAAAAAGATTTTAGCACTGATAAAAATGTGCAGCATGTTCTAAAGGGAATTGATTTAACCATTGAGCAAGGCGACTTCATCACCATAATGGGGAAATCGGGAAGTGGAAAAACGAGTTTTTTAAATTGTATTTCATTGTTAACAGATGTAACAGAGGGTCAGATCTTAGTGGATGGAAGATCCATTGATACCAAGAACAGAAAAGAGATCGAACAGATCAGGCAAGATTACATTGGACTTGTATTTCAAAACTCAAATCTAATCCCTTGTTTGTCACCCTTAGAAAATTTGATTATTGCTATTCATGAAAATTTATCGTATGCAAAGAAAAAGAGTCGTGCAATGGAAATGCTAGAAAGAGTGGGATTAACAAGCAAACATAATCATAAGACACCGACACTTTCTGGTGGGGAAATGCAAAGAGTCGCCATTGCGAGGGCCTTAATTAATAATCCCAAGATGATTCTATGTGATGAACCAACAGGAGCTTTAGACGCTGCCACCGGCAAGAGCATAATGGACTTCCTTCTAGAAGTAAGTGCTTCTTATAACAGCGCATTAGTGATAGTTACTCATGATCATTCCATTGGAAGTCTGGGTAAACGACAATATTTAATGAATGAGGGGTTGTTAAATGAAATATAG
- a CDS encoding ABC transporter permease has product MKYRELFKLYNLKNLNQNKWSMFFIALSIVITMTVSLILPQIRMSKQEYINQAMQESNPADLVVTQSFPSKSFDKAISAYEQEGIQTSYVHSAPVYLKNENNQMMLYLLSGYENLSEDEVVISEGLANKQHLNVGDTIHLIGIKEQDKALKITRIEYLPIDVVDDAQVSGYIKTKNLESSYHSDAGLVFISGKSGELLKQELQTLESGYKYKTIEDRRNELFSDLDKQIMALNLISTVGYLLAIAVLISGITMLIVRSQKDIAAFMLIPIKMKDIIKAMKLEINILIFTPLILSVIFSIPLAKMILAAENISVNYTAAYMINILKFVVFNILVFLLYRNVALKYMVNLDPVLIVKGDHGLPKRNRLRNFGIILSLPVVFSVYAVLLGSGTSMASNFILLITLCAIFIGILLLIELITRLPVWKYHRSTLYTFKEIKKNKLVFVIGILNLTMMLWFILIGFGLANTLKESVDMGYQQSLPYNYLMKTSDEEALNQLLVNSGDIKTFTIMHYMDAKIENDEVSNKQVRINEIDQKNYTSKFKITEGQDVFEGNPREILISKAYADAYKINIGNTLEITNEEKTLNYRVKGTYDSAGINNNWMLKASENQYSDTIYLVRAIDDGFLNEVKDSYIANMNVVGDYLLSKMDSFLTSFKYICFLFIVAAVIFNVNLLSLMNDLNRKEYAIIRSLGIGKKILVKQYMIKAIISIICSLTMSLVLFSVVISVAISAISKGNAIIDGSMYVFIIVISVLFVLVGNISLFSGKYNDLEVIRE; this is encoded by the coding sequence ATGAAATATAGAGAATTATTTAAACTCTATAATCTTAAAAACCTAAACCAAAATAAATGGTCAATGTTTTTTATAGCCCTTTCAATTGTAATTACAATGACCGTTTCGCTTATTTTGCCTCAAATAAGAATGAGTAAGCAGGAATACATTAATCAGGCTATGCAAGAATCTAACCCTGCTGATCTTGTAGTCACACAATCTTTTCCTTCTAAGAGCTTTGATAAAGCTATAAGCGCATATGAGCAGGAAGGAATTCAAACCTCCTATGTTCATTCAGCCCCTGTCTATCTTAAAAATGAAAATAACCAAATGATGCTCTATCTTCTATCAGGTTACGAAAATTTATCCGAGGATGAGGTTGTAATCTCTGAAGGATTGGCGAACAAGCAGCATTTAAATGTAGGAGATACAATCCATCTAATAGGAATTAAGGAACAAGATAAAGCTTTAAAGATCACGAGAATAGAATATCTCCCTATTGATGTTGTGGATGATGCCCAGGTTTCTGGTTATATCAAGACTAAAAATTTAGAATCCTCCTATCATTCTGACGCTGGATTAGTATTTATTTCTGGTAAATCCGGAGAGTTATTGAAACAAGAACTGCAAACCCTGGAGTCTGGTTATAAATACAAAACAATTGAAGATAGAAGAAATGAATTATTCTCAGACTTAGATAAACAGATTATGGCTTTGAATTTGATTAGTACAGTAGGGTACTTATTAGCAATCGCCGTGTTGATTAGTGGAATTACGATGTTGATTGTGAGAAGCCAAAAAGATATTGCTGCGTTCATGCTAATTCCTATCAAGATGAAGGACATTATTAAGGCAATGAAATTAGAGATCAATATCTTGATCTTTACCCCATTAATCTTGTCCGTTATTTTCAGCATTCCACTCGCAAAAATGATTTTAGCTGCGGAAAATATTAGTGTTAATTACACAGCCGCTTATATGATAAATATTCTTAAATTTGTAGTCTTTAATATTTTGGTATTCCTTTTGTACAGAAATGTTGCTCTAAAGTATATGGTCAATCTAGATCCTGTTCTTATTGTCAAAGGAGATCATGGTCTCCCTAAAAGGAATAGGCTAAGAAATTTCGGGATTATTCTATCTCTCCCAGTTGTCTTTTCCGTATATGCAGTTTTATTGGGTAGTGGTACATCCATGGCGAGTAACTTTATTTTATTAATTACGTTATGCGCTATTTTTATAGGGATATTACTGCTCATTGAGCTGATTACAAGACTTCCAGTATGGAAATATCATCGTAGTACCTTATATACATTTAAAGAAATCAAAAAAAATAAGCTCGTTTTTGTAATAGGGATTTTAAATTTAACCATGATGCTTTGGTTTATTCTAATAGGCTTTGGGTTAGCAAATACCTTGAAGGAATCTGTTGATATGGGGTATCAACAATCCTTACCCTATAACTATTTAATGAAGACAAGTGATGAAGAGGCTCTAAATCAGTTGTTGGTTAACTCCGGTGATATAAAGACATTCACGATAATGCACTATATGGATGCAAAGATAGAAAATGATGAGGTCTCCAACAAACAAGTTCGTATCAATGAAATTGACCAAAAGAACTATACCTCAAAATTTAAAATTACCGAGGGGCAAGATGTCTTTGAAGGAAATCCAAGAGAAATACTCATCTCAAAAGCATATGCAGACGCCTATAAAATCAATATTGGAAATACCCTGGAAATTACGAACGAAGAGAAAACTTTGAATTATAGAGTAAAGGGAACCTACGATTCTGCTGGTATCAATAATAATTGGATGTTGAAAGCTTCCGAAAATCAATATAGCGATACAATTTATTTGGTAAGAGCAATAGATGATGGATTCCTTAATGAAGTGAAGGATAGCTATATTGCTAACATGAATGTAGTTGGAGATTACCTGTTATCTAAAATGGATTCATTTTTAACTAGTTTTAAATATATCTGTTTTCTTTTCATCGTGGCAGCAGTCATATTTAACGTTAATTTACTTAGCTTAATGAATGATCTCAATAGAAAAGAGTATGCAATCATCCGGTCTTTAGGCATTGGTAAGAAAATTCTTGTGAAGCAATATATGATCAAAGCCATAATTAGCATAATATGTTCGCTTACGATGTCATTGGTTCTATTTTCTGTAGTTATATCCGTTGCTATTTCAGCTATTTCTAAAGGAAATGCAATTATTGATGGAAGTATGTATGTA